In the genome of Calothrix sp. PCC 6303, the window GCTAACAACTTCTTCGCATCAATAATCAACCGCACACCCCACAACTTTTTCTTGAGAAATGCCTCATCAGCAAAGCTTTTATCAAGAGTTAAAGCTTGTTTTGCCATATTTACAGCTTGTTGTCGCTGTCCTTTTTTGTGTAAAGCTGTAGATAACGCCAGTAATGGCTCTGCGGATTTTGGATCAATTGTAATCGCTTCTTGCCATTGTTTAATTGCTGTTTCTCTATCGCCATCCTCATATTTGATTAAACCGATAAAAATAATTGCATCTCTGTACTTTGGATTAATTTTGATAGCTTGGTTTAAATCATCTATTGCCCCTTGTTTATCTCCCAATCGATAGCGGGCATAACCTCGCCCGCTGTAGACTTGGGCATCGTTGGGATTAATTTTGATGGCTTGGTTGTAATCAGCTAATGCCTGGTTTAAATCATCTATTGCCCCTTGTTTATCTCCCAATTCGTAGCGGACATAACCCCGGCTGTTGTAGGCATCAGCATAGTTGGGATTAATTATGATGGCTTGGTTTAAATCAGCTATTGCCCCTTGCTTATCTCCCAATTCGTAGCGGAAATAACCCCGCCTGTTGTAGGCTATGGCATCGTTGGGATTAATTTTGATGGCTTGGTTGTAATCGGCTAATGCACCTTGTTTATCTCCCAACTCATCGCGGGTAGCACCCCGGTTTCCGTAGGCATTGGCATAGTTGGGATTAATTTTGATAGCTTGGTTGTAATCGGCTAATGCACCTTGTTTATCTCCCAATTCTTTGCGGGTAGCACCCCGGTTTCCGTAGGCATTGGCATAGTTGGGATCGAGTTTAATTGCTTCGCTGTAATCAGCTAATGCACCCCGAAAATCCTTCTTCTCATATTTCTCATTCCCTTTAATCAAGAAATCATCTGGTTTCAATGCAGTTGCCACCACATCCGGTGGTTTCACTCCCACATCAATCCCCACTGCTATCAGTTGCCGCAATGCCGAATAAATCGGCCACCACCTGTAAGTACCTTGGCTTGACTTTTTTCATTTCCTCCCTGCTCATCTACTCTGCCGTGAATCGCCACCAATTCCCCGCTATCATTGAGTACGGCTCCACCGCTCATCCCTCGGAGTGTATCGTTGCTATAAAATAGGTTGTAGCCTTCCCGTTGCGCTCTCCCGTTGGCGTTGACTATACCAGTATTCAGAAATAAATCAGAGTCATTTAGGGTTCCTGTTCTGGCTGGGAAACCGGCTACATATACAGTTGTGGTGCTAACTGCATTATCTGAATTGCCAATTTTTGCCACTGTATATTGCTGATTGCTGCTAAATTCGGCTGTAGCTAAATCAAAGCCTGGGATATCTTTATTTTTTAACTGCTGGATATTTTTGAGTTGATGGCTTTTGCCATCGGGTGTAGTTAGGGTTTGAGTTTTGGTGTTGATGACTCCCCCTTTTTTGACAACATGCAAAGCAGTCAATACAGTGTAGGTGTTGCCTGTTTGTTTAATTATTACTCCCGAACCAGAATTAGTTGGGTTTTCGGCATCGATTATTTTGACGGTGATAGCTGTGGCGATTTTATTGATATCAACGGCAGAGATGGCGGCAATTGTGATGTGTGGTTGAATAAGGACAATTGATGTCCCAATGAGTGCGGCATTCAGGATCGAGAGATTTCTCATAAATGCTGTTTTAGATAGCAATTAAAAAATAGATTTAGCTAAACCTCGTCCATTTTGAAACCTGGAGTAGTGCGGGCATCTTGCCCGCTACTGCAAATACGGGAGCAAGATGCTCCCACTACTTTTAAAACTATGGTTCTCAAAAAAGATATGGTTTATCTAGCAGAATATACTGAATGTCACAGATAAAGCTAATTTTTACATGAATTTTAAAAACACCCAATAATCATCCCTATCAGAAGAATAAAACCAATCCAAACATTTTGACGAAACATTTGCCCATAAACTGGATTGGGTAAATTTTCCTGATTTAAACGTACGATATGCCAAGCCCAACCACAAAGGGCGATCGCTAAACTGATCCAAAAGGCAAAATGGAGATGGATAACTATAGCTAAATCAGCAAGTAAGCCAATAGTAGCTACATAGAAAAACGCGATCGCACTCACCACATATTTACCAAAAAACAAGGCACTGGAGTTAATTCCAATCCTTTGATCATCAATGCGATCGCTCATGGCGTAAACTGTATCAAAACCCAATGTCCACATCACCGTTGCCCCCCACAGTAACCAAGTGGGTTGGGAAATATCTTTGGTGACAGCACTCCAACTAATTAAAACTGCAAATCCCCAAGCAATAGACAACACCAACTGAGGTACAGGAAATACCCGTTTTGCGCCTGGATATAAGACAATTACGGGAACAGCCGCTACACACAACCAAAATGATAAACGGTTAAGATAGAAAGCAAGTCCCGCTGCACATACCATCGAGACAAGCGCCACACCAATCCCCACCTTCAAAGATAATGCCCTTGAAGCCAAAGGGCGATCGCGTGTGCGTTCAACTTCCGGATCTATATCTCGATCCCAAAGATCATTTACCACACATCCCGCTGCACTGGTAGCCAAAGTTCCCAAAACTATCACACCTACCAAAGGCAGTGGTGGTTTGCCCCCAGCAGCCAGGAAAACCGCCCACAGTGCCGGAATCATCAAAATTAATCTACCTTCGGGCTTGTGCCAGCGCAAAAGCTGGATAATTGCGGGCAAAACAGGTTGTTGATTGCTTTCAGGCTGGGTCAACATAGATGGTGCGAATTCTTCAAAACAATTTAACTTAATACATCTTCACACGTATAGGATAACTTTATTTGCTATCTGTAGGATCAGAGTTATAGGTGGCAACTTTAGATACACTCAATAGGAGGCAGAGGGGCAGGAAGCAGGGAGAAAGGAGAGATGAGAGAAGCGGTTAGCTATTAGCTGTTAGCTGTTAGCCAAAAGACAATTAAATAAACCTTAATAGCCTTTTGAGAAGTTGAATTTTTAACCGTTCTGAGTATGATAAAACCCCATGCGATAGTAATTCTGTACAACCACACGAATTTATACTAATTTAGAGTTTTCTCTGTGCTTCCGACTCCTCTATTCTTCGTTGACTTTTGCCTCATGTTTCCCTAAATACAATTTTGTCGCATCCAAAACAGAGAGAACACTTACATGGTGGATTTAATTTCAGCTAGCTGGGAAAGTCTTGCGGTTCCAACGGCAAATCCTCATCGGATTATCGCTGCTATTGATCTGGGGACTAATTCGTTACATATGGTGATTGTCCAAATTGAACCGACGTTACCATCTTTTAGTATTATTGCCCGTGAGAAGGAAACAGTTCGATTAGGTGATCGTGATTTAACAACTGGAAACCTTAAACCAGAAGTTATGCGACGGGCAATTTCTGCAATGCGTCGATTTCAAGAAGTCGCCAAAACCATGAATGTGGAAACTATTGTTGCGGTTGCCACCAGTGCTGTGAGGGAATCACCGAATGGGAAGGATTTTCTCCAACAAATCGAAGTCGAAACTGGTTTACATGTAGACTTGATTTCTGGACATGAGGAAGCGAGAAGGATTTATTTAGGGGTGTTATCGGGGATGGAATTTAATAACCAACCCCATACGATTATTGATATTGGTGGTGGTTCCACTGAAATTATTTTGGGTGATAGCCACGAAGAAAGGACATTAACTAGTACCAAAATTGGTGCAGTTAGGCTTACAAGTGAATTAATTACTACTGACCCGATTTGTGATACTGAATTTGAATACCTCCAGGCTTATGCTAGGGGGATGCTAGAGCGCTCTATTGAGGAAGTGATGGCAAACCTTCAATTTGGGGAATCACCGCGCTTGGTGGGGACAGCAGGAACTATTGAGACAATAGCAGGAATTCATGCCCGCGAGCATTTGGGTTTTATTCCCACAACTTTGAATGGGTATCAATTTTCACTGCGAGATTTGCGAGAATGGGTATATAGACTCAGAAAAATGACCAATTCAGAACGCGCTCAAGTTCCGGGGATGCCCGATAAACGTTCTGAGGTGATTTTAGCAGGTGCGGTGATTCTCCAAGAAGCGATGACTTTATTAGGATTACAAACCATTTGTGTGTGTGAGCGATCGCTTCGAGAAGGCGTGGTGGTAGATTGGATGCTAACCCACGGTTTAATTGAAGACAGGTTACGCTACCAAGGTTCAGTTAGACAGCGCAGTGTCCTCAAAATCGCCAAGAAATTTCATGTGAATCTCCAGCATAGCGATCGCGTAGCAGGATTTGCTATTAGTATTTTTGATCAAACTCAAGGAATTCTCCACAATTGGAATTCGGAAGCACGTCAATTACTTTGGTCTGCGTCAATTCTCCACAATTGTGGACACTATATCAATCATTCTTCCCATCATAAACATTCTTACTATTTAATTCGCAACGGCGAATTACTTGGTTATACAGAAACTGAAATTGAAATTATTGCGAATATTGCCCGTTATCATCGCAAATCTCCACCCAAGAAAAAGCACGAAAATTATCGAATTTTGGTTAACAAAGAACATCGCACCATGATCGATCATCTCAGTGCAATTCTAAGATTAGCAACAGCACTAGATCGCCGTCAAATAGGCGCTATTTCTCGCGTTCAATGTGATATTAATCGAGGAAAAAATGAATTAAAGCTACATGTTCATGCTAATCATCCTAATGATGATTGCTCTTTGGAACTTTGGAGCTTAGATTACAATAAGGAAGTCTTTGAAAACGAGTTTAATCTTAAAGTAATTGCAGTTTTAAAACCTACTGTCATTTCCTTGAATTAGGGAAATACCGCAAAAGTTTTTCCCGATCCTCGACTCCTCCAAGAAGTCGGGGATATATCTGATTTTCCCGTAAGCCACTTATTGTATAAATTTTCTTCCAATATACTATATACCTGAATGTAAAATTTTGATATTTTTGATCTTACTGAACTTTTATCACTTAACTTTTGCCATATAGTTACAATTCACAAAAATGTATTCCTCTTGACTTGAACTGTTTTCAAAATAGTATGAGTCTTAAAATTCAGTTCGTAAACTTTCCAGGCGCAAAATGGTTTCTTACCGTTACTTTGTAACCTCAATGGTCATTCACCTGTTGCTGTCTAGTTGTGTGAATTTAAACAGTTCCCCTAAAAGCAATTTGAAGCAGGTTGTAGAAGAGGCAAACGTTACAGAGTTAGTGCAGCAAGTAAAAATAGCACAGCAAGCAGAACAACTATTTCTGCAAGCAAATAACCTGCTAAATTCACATGATTACCAAAAAGCGATCGCACTTTACGATCATCTCCTGCAAATACAGCCGAGTAAATCGGAAGCATTGATTAATCGGGGAAATGCCTTAGCTAGTCTACAACGATACGCAGACGCGATCGCATCCTACGACAAAGCCATTAATCTTCAGCCCAAAGCGGATCAAGCCTGGTACAATCGGGGAAACGCACTCATGGCATCCCAACGCTACAAAGATGCCATCGCTTCCTACCGTCAAGCCTTAAGCATCAAACCAGATAAATATGAAGCTTGGATTAATCAGGGAATTAGCCTAGCAAAACTGCAACGTTACCAAGAAGCAGTAGCTATTTACGATCATGCGATCGCCCTCAACCCCAAACAAGATATAGCCTATTACAATAAAGCCTGTGCCTATGCTCTACAAAATAACGTAGATTTAGCCGTAGAAAGCCTCAAAAAAGCAGTCAAAATTGCCCCAATCAAGAACCAAAAACAAGCAAAAACCGATGCTGACTTTGCTAAAGTCCGCCAAAACAAGAATTTTCAAGAATTAATCAGCTTACCATCATAATATGCAGTAACGCCGATTTGAAAAAAAGAATCGGACATGTAGGGACTAGTACAGAAATCAAGAATCAAAGTGTGGTGGTTTGGGCATCTTGCCTGCTATGGGACTTCCAATTAAATAATTATCCAATTTTCTGTTGTGGAACAGGCATCTTGCCTGTTTTTTCGGGCAAGATGCCCAAACCACAGGATATTTTATTTTCCGGAAGTCCCTAAGATAAGATCTGCTGTAACTCTGTGGATTTTACCAGTTATCAAGTAGGGACAAACGGTTATTTGCCTTCGCTTTCTCATTCCAAGCAAGGGTTTCAACCTTTAGACAGTAGCCAGTCTCGATGACAGAATATCTTCACTCCCAAGGATAAAAGTATAATTTTCTGTTCTCCGTTCCCCATTCCCTACTTAATATTTTATTAATAAACACCCCCTGACACCACCCAAAACCCTAATATTAGTAAGTTAATTAAAAAAAGGGAATAATGATCACACCAATGCGTGTCTTTGTATTACTTTTTAATGCTCGGACTGAAAACGAAGGAATCCACACAATTCACCAAGCTGGTCGTGATAAGATTCTGATGTTTGAATCTCAAGACGATGCTGAACGTTTCGCACTCCAATTAGAAGCTCAAGATTTTCTTGTTCCCACGGTGGAAGCTATGGACGCTGAAGAAATTAAAGGATTTTGTGAAAGTGCCAACTACGACTGGGAAATAGTACCAGCGGATGGTGCTTTGGTTATTCCTCCAGAAATAAATGTCGAGGAAACCAACTGGCAAGCAGACGAAGATGAAAATATTAGTCCTAGTGATCAAACTTTGCCAGCAGACGATTCACAATTTTCAGATTCAGAATTGGATAGTATCCGTAGTAAACTCGAAGGATTGCTTTAATTTGGTTATTGGGTATCGGTTTTTCCCATACCCTAGCAACCTAATACAAGAAGGCAGAAGTAAGTAGGCACAAGGCAGAAGGAATAAAGACCTTTCTATAAGCTTTATAGCCATCTCGTAGACGCGTTCGCTCTTAGCGTTCCCGCTAGGGTAACGGCTTCTCGTAGAATATGGTAGCTTTATTCGCGCCGAACTGTACTACACATAGCTGTTTGAGGAAGTCAGCAACAAAAAATGATATGACAAATTTAGAGGAACGCGGACACCTAGTCACTGAGCAGGTAAATCCGGATAGTGTCAATTTAGACCAGCTAAGTTCATTGGAATTAGTAGAATTATTTAATAGGGAAGACCAAAAAACTGTTGACGCGATCGCACTTGCCAAGGAACAACTAGCCGAAACCATCGAACGCACTGCCGCCGGAATGCGTCACGGAGGCAGATTATTCTATATCGGGGCTGGAACCTCAGGTAGATTAGGAGTTTTAGATGCTGCCGAATGTCCCCCCACCTTTTGCACACCACCGGAATTAGTACAGGGAATCATCGCCGGGGGTGCAGGTGCTTTAGTTCGTAGTTCCGAAGATTTAGAAGATAATGCCGATGACGGCGCGAGTGCGATCGCTGATCGAAAAATCGGTCAGTATGACGTAGTTGTTGGCATCACAGCTGGCGGAACAACTCCGTATGTTCACGGTGCTTTACAAGCAGCAAAATCACGGGGAGCCACCACTGTATTCATTGCCTGTGTCCCCTCATCACAAGTTAGGGCTAACGTTGATATTGATATCCGCTTAATCACCGGACCCGAAATATTAGCAGGTTCTACCCGACTTAAAGCCGGAACTGTCACCAAACTCGCCCTAAATATCATTTCTACAGGGACAATGGTACGCCTTGGTAAAGTCTACGGGAACCGCATGGTGGACGTAGCAGTAACGAATCAGAAATTACGCGATCGCGCTTTGCGAATCCTCCAAGACCTTACAGGACTAGGACGTGATGCCGCTAATTCACTCCTTGAAAGCAGTGGAAAACATGTCAAGTTAGCCCTAACTATGTATTGGACAGGCTTAGACAAAGACGCAAGTAAGCAACTTCTTTCTCAATATCAACATAACCTCAGAACTGCCATCACAAACTACAATAATCAGAAATAAAATAAATCTTAAAAAATGGAAACAATGGGGTGTCATATCTGTCCCCCATCCTAAACAAATTAACTGTAATTATTCTTAATAATTTTCCAAAAGAATTGTTCATTATTGGCGATTGAATTCTAAATATTTTCTGTAGATTTCTATTAGTGGGAAATTCTCCAGTTCTCACAAAGTCATAGATATTTCTCATTCGTTAACAAGCAATATCACTTTTGAAATATTCTCCGACGTGTTGCTTGCCGCCGAAGGCTAGGCAACCTTTATTACCTGTAGCGCCAGACTTTAGTTTAGTCACAACGGAGGGAACTTGCAAAGGTAACGTACCCCCTCGTTAGTGTATATTTTGATCACACTTACAGAAAATACAAATAATACATACTAAGCATAATCATTAAATAAATCATCACTCAATAATTTCTGATTAAAATGTAACTAATTTAGTATTTACTTCGATACATATTTTCATACTTAAATTCAAAGTTTGCACATCAGGAATAATACTTATCTCACCCATTATTTCTATAAGTAACTGTACGTATAAACTCTATTGGCGCAACCATATTACCGAAGCATAATCTAAAGTGTTAAGTTCACTACCAATGCATATGTTACGCCAAGAACTAGGGGAATTTAGTAGTATTGTCTGCTTCAAATCTGCGATAGTTGGTATGGAAGAAGCACTGGGAGAAAAAGCAACAGCGATCGCGCTCACCGCAGCAGGACGCTCTCGCGGTAAAAATCTAGCCCAAGAATTAGGGCTAGCAGAAGCAGAAATCCCATTTGATGTACTAGCAGACAAACTTAACTTTGCTTTAGGGAAAGACGGTACTCGTCTTTGCAAAGTTGACAAGATTGTCGAAGAAAATGGGATTATTAGAGCTTATACGTCAGAAACTCTTTGTTCTGCTGGTGAAGCCCAAGGTTCAAATAGAAAATGCACCTTCACCATGGGTGCAGTTTGGGGTGTAATCGAATCTGTCGTAGGCAAACGCTTACAGGGTAAGCATGTTGAATCTGTACTTCAAGGTGCAAGCCATGACGTTTTTGAATTTACAGCTTTGTAAGAAGTTCGTAGCTCAATTTTACTAACACTTAACAATATTCTCAGGACATTTAGAAATGGCTATCAATGCTGTAAAAATTGAACATATTCTCCAGAACTTTGTCAGCGGTACAAACGATATTCAAGGAGCAACTTTAGTTTCTCCAGATGGTTTATCCTTAGCTGCGGTTTTACCTGGTGGAATGGATGATGAAAGAGTATCTGCAATGTCTGCGGCAATGCTGTCACTCGGTGAAAGAATAGGTACTGAACTATCTAGAGGCAATATAGATCGTATCTATGTAGAAGGTAATAGAGGATTTGGTATCCTCACAAGCTGCGGAGAAGATGCAGTTTTACTCGTACTAGCAAGCGAATCTGCCAAGCAAGGTATGTTAATGCTAGAAATTAAGCGCTTAGTCTCGGAACTCAAATTAGTTTTAATGTAATCCATCATATTTGTGGGGTGTGTGACGCTACTAAAATCCAAAACCTAATATAGAGGTATATAGAGGCGCATAAATCGTAGCATCACGCACCATTTTAAATTCTGCTTTGAAACTTTTTTAATTTAGCAAACTTATACTCACATTTAGTTTTAGAAGTAAATTACTATGGAAATCATGCGCCTTGTAGTAACTGGTCCAGTTGGAGCTGGTAAATCTACATTTATTCGTTCAGTTAGTGAAATCCAAGTTGTTGATACAGACAAAAAAGCAACAGACCACACAGCTGAATTAAAGAAATCAACTACAGTTGCTTTTGATTTTGGACGACTAACTTTTGGTCCTGAAATGATATTACATATCTATGGTACTCCCGGTCAGGAAAGATTTAATTTTATTTGGGATATGTTAATTCGTAGAGCAAATGCATATATCCTCCTAGTACCAGCAAATCGTCCACATGAATTTCGTTATGCCAGACGTATTGCTACTTACATGAACCAAATATCAACACTTCCCATGATTGTCGCTATTACACATGCAGACTGCCCAGGTGCCTGGTCTTTGGAAAATATTGCGATCGCACTTGGATATCTAGATGATACCGCCAGACCTCCATTTGTAATGGTTAACCCAAATAAAACTGGG includes:
- a CDS encoding tetratricopeptide repeat protein → MGVKPPDVVATALKPDDFLIKGNEKYEKKDFRGALADYSEAIKLDPNYANAYGNRGATRKELGDKQGALADYNQAIKINPNYANAYGNRGATRDELGDKQGALADYNQAIKINPNDAIAYNRRGYFRYELGDKQGAIADLNQAIIINPNYADAYNSRGYVRYELGDKQGAIDDLNQALADYNQAIKINPNDAQVYSGRGYARYRLGDKQGAIDDLNQAIKINPKYRDAIIFIGLIKYEDGDRETAIKQWQEAITIDPKSAEPLLALSTALHKKGQRQQAVNMAKQALTLDKSFADEAFLKKKLWGVRLIIDAKKLLATPEMREFLSKSNPT
- a CDS encoding S1 family peptidase, which gives rise to MRNLSILNAALIGTSIVLIQPHITIAAISAVDINKIATAITVKIIDAENPTNSGSGVIIKQTGNTYTVLTALHVVKKGGVINTKTQTLTTPDGKSHQLKNIQQLKNKDIPGFDLATAEFSSNQQYTVAKIGNSDNAVSTTTVYVAGFPARTGTLNDSDLFLNTGIVNANGRAQREGYNLFYSNDTLRGMSGGAVLNDSGELVAIHGRVDEQGGNEKSQAKVLTGGGRFIRHCGN
- a CDS encoding 4-hydroxybenzoate solanesyltransferase encodes the protein MLTQPESNQQPVLPAIIQLLRWHKPEGRLILMIPALWAVFLAAGGKPPLPLVGVIVLGTLATSAAGCVVNDLWDRDIDPEVERTRDRPLASRALSLKVGIGVALVSMVCAAGLAFYLNRLSFWLCVAAVPVIVLYPGAKRVFPVPQLVLSIAWGFAVLISWSAVTKDISQPTWLLWGATVMWTLGFDTVYAMSDRIDDQRIGINSSALFFGKYVVSAIAFFYVATIGLLADLAIVIHLHFAFWISLAIALCGWAWHIVRLNQENLPNPVYGQMFRQNVWIGFILLIGMIIGCF
- a CDS encoding Ppx/GppA phosphatase family protein, yielding MVDLISASWESLAVPTANPHRIIAAIDLGTNSLHMVIVQIEPTLPSFSIIAREKETVRLGDRDLTTGNLKPEVMRRAISAMRRFQEVAKTMNVETIVAVATSAVRESPNGKDFLQQIEVETGLHVDLISGHEEARRIYLGVLSGMEFNNQPHTIIDIGGGSTEIILGDSHEERTLTSTKIGAVRLTSELITTDPICDTEFEYLQAYARGMLERSIEEVMANLQFGESPRLVGTAGTIETIAGIHAREHLGFIPTTLNGYQFSLRDLREWVYRLRKMTNSERAQVPGMPDKRSEVILAGAVILQEAMTLLGLQTICVCERSLREGVVVDWMLTHGLIEDRLRYQGSVRQRSVLKIAKKFHVNLQHSDRVAGFAISIFDQTQGILHNWNSEARQLLWSASILHNCGHYINHSSHHKHSYYLIRNGELLGYTETEIEIIANIARYHRKSPPKKKHENYRILVNKEHRTMIDHLSAILRLATALDRRQIGAISRVQCDINRGKNELKLHVHANHPNDDCSLELWSLDYNKEVFENEFNLKVIAVLKPTVISLN
- a CDS encoding tetratricopeptide repeat protein, which gives rise to MVSYRYFVTSMVIHLLLSSCVNLNSSPKSNLKQVVEEANVTELVQQVKIAQQAEQLFLQANNLLNSHDYQKAIALYDHLLQIQPSKSEALINRGNALASLQRYADAIASYDKAINLQPKADQAWYNRGNALMASQRYKDAIASYRQALSIKPDKYEAWINQGISLAKLQRYQEAVAIYDHAIALNPKQDIAYYNKACAYALQNNVDLAVESLKKAVKIAPIKNQKQAKTDADFAKVRQNKNFQELISLPS
- a CDS encoding DUF3110 domain-containing protein; the protein is MITPMRVFVLLFNARTENEGIHTIHQAGRDKILMFESQDDAERFALQLEAQDFLVPTVEAMDAEEIKGFCESANYDWEIVPADGALVIPPEINVEETNWQADEDENISPSDQTLPADDSQFSDSELDSIRSKLEGLL
- the murQ gene encoding N-acetylmuramic acid 6-phosphate etherase, translating into MTNLEERGHLVTEQVNPDSVNLDQLSSLELVELFNREDQKTVDAIALAKEQLAETIERTAAGMRHGGRLFYIGAGTSGRLGVLDAAECPPTFCTPPELVQGIIAGGAGALVRSSEDLEDNADDGASAIADRKIGQYDVVVGITAGGTTPYVHGALQAAKSRGATTVFIACVPSSQVRANVDIDIRLITGPEILAGSTRLKAGTVTKLALNIISTGTMVRLGKVYGNRMVDVAVTNQKLRDRALRILQDLTGLGRDAANSLLESSGKHVKLALTMYWTGLDKDASKQLLSQYQHNLRTAITNYNNQK
- a CDS encoding roadblock/LC7 domain-containing protein yields the protein MAINAVKIEHILQNFVSGTNDIQGATLVSPDGLSLAAVLPGGMDDERVSAMSAAMLSLGERIGTELSRGNIDRIYVEGNRGFGILTSCGEDAVLLVLASESAKQGMLMLEIKRLVSELKLVLM
- a CDS encoding GTP-binding protein, with amino-acid sequence MEIMRLVVTGPVGAGKSTFIRSVSEIQVVDTDKKATDHTAELKKSTTVAFDFGRLTFGPEMILHIYGTPGQERFNFIWDMLIRRANAYILLVPANRPHEFRYARRIATYMNQISTLPMIVAITHADCPGAWSLENIAIALGYLDDTARPPFVMVNPNKTGSVIQSLIVLVQHYMNASSTDKISV